The proteins below come from a single Dermacentor albipictus isolate Rhodes 1998 colony unplaced genomic scaffold, USDA_Dalb.pri_finalv2 scaffold_355, whole genome shotgun sequence genomic window:
- the LOC139053918 gene encoding oocyte zinc finger protein XlCOF6-like produces the protein MAALYSFSSAAWPFFHHLLSITLQLFYLFLKLILESLHFVQPSIDITVSASRPSISASTAKCDNSKQGCIHRCQLCDYVADELFLLEAHASIHTGEKPFHCPLCSRSFSHKCYLNVHLRTHTGERPFDCPSCSRSFSEKGHLKAHLRTHTGEKPFDCPSCSRSFSQKSHLKAHLHTHTGEKPFECPSCSRSFSQKSILKFHLRTHTGEKPYQCPSCTRSFSQKSDLKCHLRTHTGEKPYQCPSCSRSFSGKQHLKIHLRTHTGEKPFDCPSCSRSFSIQGNLKVHLRTHTGEKPYQCPSCSQSFSHKGSLKLHLRTHTGEKPFDCPSCSRSFSLKGQLKAHLLTHTGEKPYQCPSCCRSFSSKWYLKVHLRTHTGEKPYQCPSCCQSFSSKWYLKVHLRTHTGEKPYQCPSCSQSFSHKGSLKLHLRTHTGEKPYQCPSCSQSFSHKGSLKLHLRTHTGEKPYECPSCSRSFSIKGHLKAHLRTHTGEKPYECPSCSRRFSQKSNLRKHMRREAISLPTLPSAILVEECPEDTPVHSYKSPAI, from the exons ATGGCGGCCCTGTACAGCTTTTCTTCGGCGGCTTGGCCTTTTTTCCACCACCTTCTGTCCATCACGCTCCAGCTCTTCTACCTGTTTCtcaagctcatcctggaaagcctccattttgtTCAGCCTAGCATTGACATCACAGTGTCTG CATCGAGGCCTTCAATTTCTGCGTCAACTGCCAAATGTGACAACTCAAAGCAAGGATGCATCCACCGATGTCAGCTATGTGACTATGTGGCCGATGAACTATTTCTTCTGGAGGCACATGCCAGCATCCATactggcgagaagccatttcattgccctttatgctctcggagcttctcacacaAGTGTTATCTGAATGTCCATTTGCGGactcacacaggcgagaggccatttgactgcccttcatgctctcggagttTCTCAGAAAAGGGCCACCTGAAAGCCCACCttcgcacccacacaggcgagaagccatttgactgcccttcatgctctcggagcttctcacaaaagtcCCACCTGAAAGcgcacctgcacacccacacaggtgagaagccatttgagtgcccttcatgctctcggagcttctcacagaaGAGCATCCTGAAattccacctgcgcacccacacaggcgagaagccatatcagtgcccttcatgcactAGGAGCTTCTCACAGAAGAGCGACCTGAAAtgccacctgcgcacccacacaggcgagaagccatatcagtgcccttcatgctctcggagcttctcaggaAAACAACACTTGAAAATCCACCTGCGgactcacacaggcgagaagccatttgactgcccttcgtGCTCTCGAAGCTTCTCAATACAGGGCAACCTGAaagtccacctgcgcacccacacaggcgagaagccatatcagtgcccttcatgctctcagagcttctcacataaGGGCAGCCTGAAactccacctgcgcacccacacaggcgagaagccatttgactgcccttcatgctctcggagcttctcgctAAAGGGCCAACTGAAAGCTCACCTgctcacccacacaggcgagaagccatatcagtgcccttcatgctgtCGGAGCTTCTCAAGCAAGTGGTACTTGAaagtccacctgcgcacccacacaggcgagaagccatatcagtgcccttcatgctgtCAGAGCTTCTCAAGCAAGTGGTACTTGAaagtccacctgcgcacccacacaggcgagaagccatatcagtgcccttcatgctctcagagcttctcacataaGGGCAGCCTGAAactccacctgcgcacccacacaggcgagaagccatatcagtgcccttcatgctctcagagcttctcacataaGGGCAGCCTGAAactccacctgcgcacccacaccggcgagaagccatatgagtgcccttcatgctctcggagcttctcaatcAAGGGTcacctgaaagcccacctgcgcacccacacaggcgagaagccatatgagtgcccttcatgctctcggagatTCTCACAAAAGAGCAACCTTAGGAAACACatgaggcgagaagccatttcattgcCCACTCTGCCTTCAGCCATTCTAGTTGAAGAATGCCCTGAAGATACACCGGTGCATTCATACAAGTCACCGGCCATATAG